One genomic segment of Helianthus annuus cultivar XRQ/B chromosome 14, HanXRQr2.0-SUNRISE, whole genome shotgun sequence includes these proteins:
- the LOC110886501 gene encoding probable methyltransferase PMT11 gives MKGFSWLKSPLLVKTAGFAFIALAFFYLGKHWSDDTYQQLIFFSSNSDLTAKTPIVSISPNFNKTFDVKSLINDTNEVESVADHTLPAIPPAALVSPPPPPPPPPPPPAVQRLGVVDENGVMRDEFEVGEYDPDVVENRNNETKAAESDEGVKFRVPKFETCPVSMREYIPCLDNVEAIKALESTEKGERFERHCPEKDKGLNCLVPAPKGYKAPIPWPTSRDEVWFSNVPHAQLAEYKGGQNWINVDKDKFKFPGGGTQFIHGADKYLDQISQMVPEITFGNHTRVALDVGCGVASFGAYLFSRNVLTMSVAPKDVHENQIQFALERGVPAMVAAFATRRLLYPSQAFDLIHCSRCRVNWTRDDGILLLEVNRLLRAGGYFAWAAQPVYKHEPLLEEQWEEMVNLTTRLCWNLVNKEGYIAIWQKPLNNSCYLNRESGTLPPLCDEKDDPNDVWYVDLKPCISRLPEDGSGANITDWPERLNNPPPRLQSIQLDAYVSRNDLFKAESKYWKEIIDSYVRALRWGTFKLRNVMDMRAGYGGFAAALIGNQLDCWVMNVVPVSGPNTLPVIYDRGLLGVMHDWCEPFDTYPRTYDLLHAAGLFSIEQKRCNITSIMLEMDRILRPGGRVYIRDSVSVMGELQEIGRAIGWRVAIRDTAEGPHASYRILTCDKNLR, from the exons ATGAAGGGATTCAGTTGGTTAAAATCGCCACTACTAGTTAAAACAGCCGGATTTGCGTTCATAGCCCTAGCTTTTTTCTATTTAGGTAAGCATTGGTCCGACGATACTTATCAGCAATTGATCTTTTTCAGTTCAAATTCAGACCTAACTGCCAAAACTCCAATTGTTTCAATTTCACCAAATTTCAACAAAACTTTTGATGTCAAGTCGTTAATAAACGATACAAACGAAGTAGAATCAGTAGCTGATCACACGTTACCGGCGATTCCACCGGCAGCATTGGTTTCTCCGCCGCCACCACCGCCtccgccaccgccgccgccggCGGTGCAGAGGCTAGGGGTTGTGGATGAGAATGGAGTGATGAGGGATGAGTTTGAGGTGGGGGAGTATGATCCGGATGTGGTGGAGAATCGGAATAATGAAACGAAAGCGGCGGAGAGTGATGAAGGGGTTAAGTTTAGAGTTCCTAAGTTTGAGACTTGTCCGGTGAGTATGAGGGAGTATATACCGTGTTTGGATAATGTGGAGGCGATTAAGGCGTTGGAATCGACTGAGAAAGGGGAACGGTTTGAGCGGCATTGTCCGGAGAAGGATAAGGGGTTGAATTGTTTGGTACCGGCGCCTAAAGGGTACAAAGCCCCAATTCCTTGGCCGACGAGTCGCGATGAG GTGTGGTTCAGTAACGTTCCACATGCGCAGCTTGCTGAATATAAGGGTGGTCAGAACTGGATTAATGTAGACAAGGATAAGTTTAAGTTTCCAGGAGGTGGTACACAGTTCATTCATGGGGCCGACAAGTATTTGGATCAGATTTCACAG ATGGTTCCAGAGATCACATTTGGAAACCATACGCGGGTTGCATTAGATGTTGGATGTGGCGTGGCAAGTTTTGGTGCTTATTTGTTTTCAAGAAACGTACTCACTATGTCTGTAGCTCCAAAAGATGTACATGAGAACCAGATTCAGTTTGCACTAGAGCGTGGTGTGCCTGCAATGGTGGCAGCATTTGCAACAAGGAGACTCTTATACCCGAGCCAAGCTTTTGACTTAATTCATTGCTCGAGATGTAGAGTCAACTGGACTCGTGATG ATGGGATTTTGCTACTTGAGGTCAACAGATTGCTAAGAGCAGGAGGGTATTTTGCCTGGGCAGCACAACCGGTTTACAAGCACGAACCACTGCTCGAAGAACAATGGGAAG AGATGGTTAACCTGACAACTCGTCTTTGCTGGAATCTTGTGAATAAAGAGGGATATATTGCAATATGGCAAAAACCGCTTAATAACAGTTGCTATTTAAATCGTGAATCGGGGACCCTACCACCATTGTGTGACGAGAAAGATGACCCAAATGATGTTTG GTATGTTGATTTGAAGCCATGTATATCTCGATTGCCCGAGGATGGATCTGGAGCAAATATTACCGATTGGCCCGAACGTCTGAATAACCCACCTCCGAGGCTGCAAAGCATACAACTTGATGCATATGTATCAAGAAATGATTTGTTTAAAGCGGAGTCTAAATACTGGAAAGAAATAATAGATAGCTATGTACGAGCTTTACGTTGGGGTACTTTCAAGCTTAGAAATGTGATGGATATGAGAGCCGGATATGGAGG TTTTGCAGCAGCCTTAATTGGCAATCAACTAGATTGTTGGGTTATGAATGTTGTTCCTGTTAGTGGTCCAAACACCTTGCCTGTCATCTATGATCGTGGACTTCTAGGAGTTATGCATGATTG GTGTGAGCCATTCGATACATACCCAAGAACCTATGATCTCTTGCATGCGGCTGGTCTCTTCTCTATTGAGCAAAAAAG ATGCAACATTACAAGCATAATGCTTGAGATGGATAGAATTTTGAGACCCGGGGGGCGTGTATACATTCGTGATTCAGTTTCAGTGATGGGAGAACTTCAAGAAATAGGGAGGGCGATTGGGTGGCGTGTAGCGATACGTGACACCGCGGAGGGCCCACACGCAAGTTATAGAATTTTGACGTGTGACAAAAACCTGCGATAG